In a single window of the Deltaproteobacteria bacterium genome:
- a CDS encoding ABC transporter permease, producing the protein MLALISYSLRNLWARRLTTTLTVSGMALVVFVFAAILMLARGLEETLIKTGSYDNAIVIRKGSVSEVQSGIERSRAAIVSTLPGIAFGREGVPLVLKEVLVLISLPKRYTGNPSHVSIRGTTNRALLLRPQVKLVAGRLPRPGSNEMLAGASIARRFKGGGLYEELYAGMRHWQIVGIFDAGNSGFNSEIWADVDQVMQAFRRPVYSSITFKLRNAKELNVVKKTIETDPRLDLEMKRETRYYEEQSEIMAKFLRILGISLTVIFSLGAIIGAMITMYASVATRTAEIGTLRALGFGRRHILAAFLMESLLLGLFGGCMGLFCAGFMQFLTISTINFQTFSELAFRFTLTPDIAAQALTFSLIMGFLGGFLPAFRASRMIITEALRAV; encoded by the coding sequence ATGCTCGCTCTGATTTCCTACAGCCTCCGTAACCTGTGGGCACGACGGCTGACGACAACGCTCACCGTCTCGGGTATGGCCCTGGTCGTTTTTGTTTTCGCCGCCATTTTGATGCTGGCCCGAGGACTGGAAGAAACCCTCATCAAAACGGGCTCTTACGATAACGCCATCGTGATCCGGAAGGGTTCGGTCTCTGAGGTTCAAAGTGGCATCGAACGCAGCCGGGCGGCCATCGTGAGCACACTGCCCGGAATCGCCTTCGGCCGGGAAGGTGTTCCGCTGGTTCTCAAGGAAGTCCTGGTGCTCATCAGTCTGCCAAAGCGGTACACGGGTAACCCCTCCCATGTATCCATCAGAGGCACCACGAACCGTGCCCTGCTGCTCCGTCCCCAGGTGAAGCTCGTGGCCGGACGACTGCCCCGGCCGGGATCGAACGAAATGCTTGCGGGAGCGAGCATTGCCCGACGCTTCAAGGGCGGCGGGCTCTACGAGGAACTTTACGCAGGCATGCGACACTGGCAGATCGTCGGAATTTTCGATGCGGGAAACTCGGGCTTCAACTCCGAAATCTGGGCGGATGTGGACCAGGTCATGCAGGCTTTCCGCCGTCCTGTATATTCATCCATCACCTTCAAGCTTCGGAACGCGAAAGAACTGAACGTCGTCAAAAAGACCATCGAAACCGATCCCCGACTTGATCTCGAAATGAAACGGGAAACCCGCTACTACGAGGAACAATCCGAAATCATGGCAAAATTTCTCCGTATTCTGGGCATTTCCCTTACGGTCATTTTTTCTCTGGGGGCCATCATCGGCGCCATGATCACCATGTACGCCTCCGTCGCCACCCGCACGGCGGAAATCGGTACCCTGCGGGCCCTGGGTTTCGGGCGACGTCACATTCTGGCGGCGTTTTTGATGGAATCACTTCTGCTCGGACTGTTCGGCGGCTGCATGGGACTCTTCTGCGCAGGTTTCATGCAGTTTCTCACCATCTCCACCATCAATTTTCAGACCTTTTCGGAATTGGCCTTCCGTTTTACCCTGACGCCGGATATTGCCGCCCAGGCCCTGACGTTCTCTCTGATCATGGGCTTTCTTGGGGGCTTCCTCCCGGCATTCCGGGCCTCACGGATGATAATTACCGAGGCCCTTCGGGCGGTGTAG
- a CDS encoding ABC transporter permease: protein MLIVRLLFKNAFRHKFRAFLTILSITIAILAFVMLRTLVGAWHVGVDASSASRLVSRNAVSIIFPLPLSYKDRIRQIDGVRLVSYGNWFGGIYIDEKHFFANFAVEARTYLELYPEYVLPPKERDIFLKDRKACAAGKKLAAKYGWKIGDMITLRGTIYPGNWDFTLRAIYHGKTNSVDEAQFFFHWDYLNETMKKAAPSRADEVGFYMIGVKTPDLSGAISEAIDENFRNSWAETLTETEKAFQQGFIAMSGAIITAIEVVSFVVIIIMLAVVANTMAMTTRERIGEYAILKTLGFGAWAIGGLIAGESVIISLCGYCCGVILSFPAAMAFKQSLGMYFPVFKVETASLLMALGSSLTVAILASVVPVQRAIAIRIADGLRRIG from the coding sequence ATGCTGATTGTCAGACTCCTGTTTAAGAACGCCTTTCGTCACAAGTTCCGTGCGTTTCTGACCATACTGAGTATTACCATCGCCATCCTCGCCTTTGTCATGCTCCGAACGCTTGTCGGCGCCTGGCACGTCGGCGTCGATGCCTCCTCCGCCAGCCGTCTCGTTTCACGCAATGCCGTGTCCATCATTTTCCCCCTGCCCCTGTCCTACAAGGATCGCATTCGGCAGATCGACGGTGTCCGACTGGTTTCCTACGGCAACTGGTTCGGTGGCATTTACATCGACGAAAAGCATTTCTTCGCCAATTTCGCCGTGGAAGCGAGGACCTACCTGGAGCTTTACCCGGAGTATGTTCTGCCCCCCAAAGAACGTGACATTTTTTTGAAGGACCGAAAGGCCTGTGCGGCAGGGAAAAAGCTGGCAGCGAAATACGGCTGGAAAATCGGTGACATGATTACCCTTAGGGGCACCATCTATCCCGGCAACTGGGATTTTACCCTGCGGGCAATCTATCATGGAAAAACAAATTCCGTAGATGAAGCCCAGTTCTTTTTTCACTGGGATTACCTCAACGAAACAATGAAAAAAGCAGCCCCCTCTCGTGCGGACGAAGTCGGGTTTTACATGATCGGCGTCAAAACGCCCGATCTTTCGGGCGCAATCAGCGAAGCCATCGATGAAAACTTCAGGAATTCCTGGGCGGAGACGCTGACGGAAACAGAGAAAGCCTTCCAGCAGGGATTTATCGCCATGAGCGGCGCCATCATTACGGCTATTGAAGTTGTCTCGTTCGTCGTCATCATCATCATGCTGGCCGTGGTGGCCAACACCATGGCCATGACGACACGAGAACGAATCGGAGAATACGCCATCCTAAAAACCCTGGGGTTCGGCGCATGGGCCATCGGCGGCCTGATCGCCGGAGAATCCGTTATCATTTCCCTATGCGGATACTGCTGCGGCGTCATCCTGTCCTTCCCGGCGGCGATGGCTTTCAAACAGAGCCTGGGCATGTATTTTCCCGTCTTCAAGGTGGAAACAGCCTCGCTTCTTATGGCTCTGGGCTCTTCCCTGACCGTCGCGATTCTGGCGTCGGTCGTTCCCGTTCAGCGGGCCATCGCCATTCGTATCGCTGACGGCCTCCGGAGAATTGGCTGA
- a CDS encoding ABC transporter ATP-binding protein, protein MDKQPIIVDIEHVRKSYRRGPYTIPVLEDINLGIGEGEFIALMGPSGSGKSTLLNLIAGIDRVDSGAIRVKGVDITSLSETDLAIWRAGHVGFIFQFYNLIPVLTAYENVALPLHLTHLTARERKQHVETALHVVNLGDRMAHRPHQLSGGEQQRVAIARALITDPAILVADEPTGDLDRRSAEDVLNLMARLNEESKKTIIMVTHDPRAARRAQTIRHLEKGVLTDADCQTPV, encoded by the coding sequence ATGGACAAGCAGCCGATCATTGTCGACATTGAGCATGTCAGGAAATCCTACCGGCGGGGTCCGTACACCATTCCAGTTCTCGAGGACATTAACTTGGGCATCGGTGAAGGAGAATTTATCGCCCTCATGGGTCCATCCGGATCGGGGAAGAGTACCCTCTTGAACCTCATCGCCGGCATCGACCGGGTGGATAGCGGTGCCATCCGCGTAAAAGGAGTGGATATCACCTCCCTGTCGGAAACGGATCTGGCTATCTGGCGCGCTGGGCATGTGGGCTTCATCTTTCAGTTCTATAACCTGATCCCGGTGCTGACGGCCTATGAAAACGTTGCATTGCCCCTGCACCTCACCCATCTGACGGCTCGAGAACGGAAACAACATGTCGAAACGGCCCTGCACGTGGTGAACCTCGGCGATCGGATGGCTCACCGCCCGCACCAACTCTCCGGTGGCGAGCAACAACGGGTCGCCATTGCCCGAGCACTCATTACTGATCCGGCCATCTTGGTGGCGGACGAACCGACAGGAGACCTGGACCGTCGTTCCGCTGAAGACGTCCTGAACCTGATGGCCCGGCTGAACGAGGAGTCGAAAAAAACGATCATCATGGTCACCCACGATCCCCGAGCCGCCCGGCGCGCCCAGACTATCCGTCATCTCGAGAAAGGAGTCTTGACCGATGCTGATTGTCAGACTCCTGTTTAA
- a CDS encoding efflux RND transporter periplasmic adaptor subunit yields MTDDLSRLKIDPQAKTFIRKKRRKFIYLVVAAALMFLFVILYAAGILRPSVPVDVAIVSRIYPTQTYSLLNASGYVVAQRKAAVASKITGRLVSLAVEEGNPVKKGQIIATLEHEDVSAARAQAAANLAVAGARVSQVQADLHEATLNYERKKQLLARQVVSQAEFDLAEARYKDASARKVSAKAAVTAAEAALDGANVALEYTRIRAPFDAVVLTKNADIGDIVTPIGAAADAKAAVVTIADLGSLVIEADVSESNVSRIKPGQPCEIQLDALPKDRFRGTIHMIVPTADRAKASILVKVKFIESDPRILPEMSARVSFLDRPIAPGDQAPRTAIPLSALRRADNRVSAFRINGRQVTEVPLRTGLVLGDFVEITSGLTVGERVVIDPPRNLKTGTTITINER; encoded by the coding sequence ATGACGGACGACCTGTCCCGGTTGAAGATCGACCCGCAGGCCAAGACTTTTATCCGAAAAAAACGCAGGAAATTCATCTACCTGGTAGTTGCTGCCGCCCTGATGTTCCTGTTTGTCATCCTGTACGCCGCGGGTATCCTGCGGCCATCCGTTCCTGTTGACGTGGCCATAGTCAGCCGGATCTATCCCACACAGACCTACAGCCTTTTGAACGCCAGCGGCTATGTCGTCGCTCAGAGGAAAGCCGCCGTTGCGTCCAAGATAACGGGACGTCTGGTCTCCCTCGCGGTGGAGGAGGGCAATCCCGTGAAAAAGGGCCAGATCATCGCCACTCTGGAGCACGAGGATGTATCGGCTGCCCGAGCACAGGCAGCGGCGAACCTAGCCGTGGCCGGAGCCCGGGTTTCCCAGGTTCAGGCGGATCTGCATGAAGCCACTCTCAATTATGAACGCAAAAAACAGCTCCTGGCCCGTCAGGTCGTTTCCCAGGCCGAATTCGACCTGGCCGAAGCCCGATACAAGGACGCTTCTGCTAGGAAGGTTTCCGCCAAAGCGGCGGTGACGGCAGCGGAGGCCGCCCTTGACGGGGCCAATGTCGCCCTTGAATACACCCGGATCCGAGCGCCATTCGATGCCGTTGTTCTGACGAAAAACGCCGATATTGGGGACATCGTTACCCCCATTGGCGCCGCCGCCGATGCCAAGGCGGCCGTCGTGACCATTGCGGATCTGGGGTCGCTGGTCATCGAGGCGGATGTGTCCGAATCCAACGTCTCCCGAATCAAACCCGGCCAACCCTGTGAAATCCAGTTGGATGCCCTGCCGAAAGACCGTTTCCGAGGGACCATTCACATGATCGTGCCCACGGCGGACCGGGCCAAGGCCAGTATCCTTGTAAAAGTAAAATTTATCGAATCGGATCCCCGAATCCTGCCGGAGATGAGCGCCAGGGTCTCCTTCCTCGACAGGCCCATCGCCCCCGGAGACCAGGCGCCCCGCACGGCGATCCCCCTGAGCGCTCTGCGCCGTGCCGACAACCGGGTATCCGCCTTCCGCATCAACGGCAGGCAGGTTACCGAGGTACCTCTCCGGACAGGTCTCGTCCTAGGCGATTTCGTCGAAATCACCAGCGGTCTAACCGTAGGCGAACGGGTTGTCATAGACCCTCCCCGAAATCTGAAGACCGGCACGACCATCACCATCAACGAAAGATAA
- a CDS encoding cupin domain-containing protein, translated as MSDDHGAGNLFSLPSSKGRAEFFEELFRGQTYRVERICSRGQASPPGFWYDQDHAEWVLLLQGSAGLQFAGEEERLLVPGDYILIKPHEKHRVNWTAPEQTTVWLAIHEIPQEGTA; from the coding sequence ATGTCGGACGACCATGGGGCGGGCAATCTTTTTTCACTCCCTTCAAGTAAGGGGAGGGCGGAGTTTTTCGAGGAACTGTTCCGGGGTCAGACTTACCGTGTGGAACGGATCTGTTCAAGGGGACAGGCCTCGCCACCGGGATTTTGGTACGATCAGGATCACGCGGAATGGGTTCTACTCCTGCAGGGATCGGCGGGGCTGCAGTTTGCCGGAGAGGAAGAACGCCTGCTTGTTCCCGGAGACTACATTCTGATCAAACCCCATGAAAAACACCGGGTCAACTGGACCGCACCGGAACAAACCACCGTATGGCTTGCCATTCATGAAATACCTCAGGAGGGGACAGCATGA
- a CDS encoding DUF47 domain-containing protein, with protein MRLIPREEKFFDLFEELADKIEEGAKAFLEMVNHYDDFDLKLPRLKSIEHEADIITHTTYAKMHKTFLTPLDREDIYALVNKMDSILDMTEATAVRMSLFHIKAPRPEIIEQAVLLVEATKKVKILVQGLRNMKNAPQILEACVEINTIENQGDSLLRNVMAKLFEQETNPIELIKWKDIFERLEEALDVCEDVSNIAEGIVLKNG; from the coding sequence ATGCGATTGATACCCCGGGAGGAAAAGTTTTTCGACCTGTTTGAGGAACTGGCCGATAAAATCGAAGAGGGGGCCAAGGCCTTCCTGGAAATGGTAAATCATTATGATGATTTCGATTTAAAACTGCCACGGTTGAAAAGTATCGAACACGAGGCGGATATCATTACGCACACCACCTACGCGAAAATGCACAAGACCTTTTTGACGCCCCTGGATCGGGAGGATATTTACGCCCTCGTCAACAAGATGGACAGCATTCTCGATATGACCGAAGCCACGGCGGTTCGAATGTCGCTCTTTCATATCAAGGCTCCTCGCCCGGAAATTATCGAACAGGCCGTCCTTTTGGTTGAAGCAACGAAAAAGGTCAAAATTCTCGTCCAGGGCCTGCGGAATATGAAGAATGCCCCCCAGATTCTCGAGGCCTGTGTGGAGATCAACACCATCGAAAACCAGGGTGACTCCCTGTTGCGCAACGTTATGGCAAAACTCTTCGAGCAGGAAACGAATCCCATAGAATTGATCAAGTGGAAGGATATCTTCGAGCGTTTGGAAGAAGCTCTGGATGTATGCGAGGATGTTTCGAATATTGCCGAAGGCATTGTTCTGAAAAATGGTTGA